One Aegilops tauschii subsp. strangulata cultivar AL8/78 chromosome 2, Aet v6.0, whole genome shotgun sequence genomic window, AGGAAAAGAAAATAGGGAGAAACTGGGATCGAACCCAGGTCTCTTGAACGAATCGTTTTTTCATTTATCGGCAGCGTTGAATGTAATTTATGGTAACTTTGGAGGCAATTTACGACGGACGGCTATAAACATTTGTCTCTTTATTATTATTAAAAAATTGGTATAGATTTTGTGTCCCATAGGTTGATATTATCAAAAACAGTTTTGCGAAAGCACATAGATATGCTCTAAGTATTGCATATCTAAAACTTATGCCATTGATTGTACGTTAAGATTCGTGCCCGCAtttttttgtcttttttctttGTCTTTCTAGTTTAAATGAGTCATGCAATAAtcaggacacatctagatgtgcacTAGACAGAAAACAAGTCGGATGAAGGCATGAAGAGGGAGAGAAAACGAGGGAAAAGATGAGTCGAACCTACCGAGTCGTTGAGATTTCCTGTATAGAAAACCAAACTACCCCTAAAACGAAGATCCACCACAAAACTCCTACCAATCTACCACCCAACCGGGGAAGAGGACAATGCTCGTGACTCAGCTACACACCAACAGTCCAGCACAAGCTCTGCTCTGCCACTCCCAGTGCATGCACTACTAATACGGGAATAGCACAGAACTACACGTACGACGCCGGGCGTCCTTGAAGttgcccgcccgccgcgcaccgAACAGGTCGACAATGGCAAAGAACGCCACGGCCACCgccgacgccggcgacgaggtcgTCCACGACTTCTCTCCGCTCCTCCTGGTCCACAGGAGCGGCAGGCTCGAGCGGCCCCTCGTCATGCCGCCCGTCCCGCCCGGCCACGACGCCGCCACGGGCGTCGTGTCCAAGGACGTGTCGCTCTCGCCCTTCTCCTTCGTGCGTCTCTACCTCCCGCCCGAAACGGGCGCCGGCGCCGGCAAGAAGCTCCCCGTCCTCGTGTACTTCCACGGCGGGGGGTTCGTGATCGGGTCGGCCGCGTCGGCCGCTTACCACCGCTGCCTCAACGACCTCACCGCGGcctgcgccgccgtcgccgtctcCGTCGACTACCGCCTCGCCCCGGAGCACCCGCTCCCCGCCGCGTACGAGGACTCCCTGGCGGCCCTCAAGTGGGTGCTCTCCGCCGCCGATCCGTGGCTCGCCGAGAGAGCCGACCTGTCCCGCATTTTCCTCGCGGGAGACAGCGCCGGCGGCAACATCTGCCACCACCTCGCCATGCACCACGACTTGAGGGGCGCCGCGGGAAGGCTCAAGGGCATCGTCCTGATCCACCCGTGGTTCTGGGGCAAGGAGCCCATCGGCGAAGAGCCCCGGCCGGGGCGCGCGGAGGGCGTGGACCAGAAGGGCCTGTGGGAGTTCGTGTGCCCCGACGCAGCGGACGGCGCGGACGACGCCCGGATGAACCCGACCGCGGAGGGCGCGCCGGGGCTGGAGAACCTGGCGTGCGAGAAGCTCATGGTGTGCGTCGCCGAGGGGGACTTCCTGCGTTGGCGCGGCAGGGCGTACGCCGATGCGGCGGCCCGGGCGAGGGGccccgagccggcggtggagctGTTCGAGTCGGAGGGGGTCGGCCACGTGTTCTACCTGTACGAGCCTGCAACGGAGAAGGCCAGGGAGCTGCTGGAGAGGATCGTGGCGTTCGTCAGAGCGGAGTGAGCACAGGCACGCGCCGTGGGGCAACGGGCAATGCTGAACGGAAACGATGAAAGAAGGTGAAGTATATCAAAATAAACGACGACTAGACGTTTCAAGTGTGTATTTTCTGTTGGTCGTTTGAGGGATGAAAAGAGGATGAAGATTTGAAACGGACGCATGTTTCTAAGCTAGAGCTCAAATGTGctcgggtgaacagtaaaatctgTTTTTTCATAATTGAAATTTTAAAAAGAAACAGAATTTTTTTGTCGCCGATATTGACAAATGTTTTCGACGCTTGAAAATTTTCATCGTGAattgacattcgtggaagtcgtggaaAAAAATCAATACTCCAAAATGCTGAAATAGTTGTCAAAGTTCCCTAAAGTggaattcagaattttttgaatttattttctgttttttagattttactattcatcaCAAGCTCAAATAAACTCGCGAGGAGAAGATGACTTTCGGATGAAGATAAGTTTTAAAACATTGCATTCCTGAGGAGGGAAGTGTTCAATGATGCATTACCGCCACTTGGTGAGGTCACAAGAAAGCGTGCATCCAGATAAGATCAAACTATAGTGTTTGGAGTGAGTCAGCGAGGGATCCAAATATATTTGCATGCATGCACTAAGAGACCGAATATAGAGTGTCATCAATCCTTAAAAAAATGTCATCAGGATTTACATTTACAAATTGCATAAAAAACATCTAATCATGTATCTAATTTATGACATGTCTTCACTATTGAATTTATCTGAGGAGGGCAACTAAATTAGATCATGTACGAACATATTGTGATACAAAAAATATGTTAAAAGCTAAGCTAGTACAACTTAAAACGAATGAACTTACGGCTTTGCTAAATCTCAATCGCCTGAGATTTAGTTATGTCTCAACCGTGCCCTTTATGCGCAAAAGAAAAACCGTGCCCTTAATTGTTGGATCATGTAGCTTTATGATTTGCACGCACTGCATATGTGCTTTCGTTACTTTGGGGGAGGCAGTGGCCCTTTTAGGGGTTGTGATGGCTTGTAGGCGTGTGGGCTGGACTGGAGGGATGAAGAGGCATTTTTTCGTCTCGTCTGTTGGGCTTTCAGGAGATCAACTAATTAAGGGTACCTCTTGTGGGGAGTCCCATAAGTTGGGCGCTCCCTCAGGatttcatttattatttttctaTAAGTGTTTTTGggttttatatagttttttttggggagggggaggggggtggcTTTTCGTTTTTTTCCTGGATTTTCGagaaaaaaattccaaaaataagttGCGCAAAAAAACGTGATTTGTATCCTCTTACACGAGAGCCACAGTTGAGCCTCTCGGAAGGGGAAAAGGCtttttttctttcacgagagGCACAAATTTGCCTGTTATGGAGGCATAGTTTGCTTCCGTAAGAGTCACAGGTGTGCCTCTGAGGAAAGGAAGAAAAACGTGTTTTTTGTTTTCACGAGAGGTACAgatttgcttccacgagaggcacaaccacgtgttttcttttctttcttgttttgTTCCTCGAGAGGCATGAATTTTTTTGTCGTAGAGGCACACATTTGCTTCCGCGAGCGGCATGCCTCTCAGAAAGGAAAAACACACGAATTTGCTTCTCGTGGAGGCACAGATTTGCTTCCACGATGAGCACAACTATGCCTCTCAGAAAAGGAAAAAGTAGGAAAAAAATTGGTTTCCGACTACGGGTTTTTTCGTGAAAAGAATTATTAACAagggatctagtttcgaagatcttgATGCGAGGAGTTCAACGGTGAAAACGTTCgggatttggacgcacggtttaagagataaaacgtttaaAAAAACAATCTATGAAAGAAAGGCGAAAGTGCAACTAATCACCGGATGGTTtcggtaattcataacaacatatatctCATTAAACTAATGTTcgttcaagataaatatttcaggatgtTTAATGGTGATATTTTTTTAATTACACGGACATTTGTTGACATTGTATACACATCTTTAAATAATGACTCATAAGTATAATTCTTTTTAAACACACGAACATTTTTTATTGTTATGAACATTTGTTGAATGTTATCAATACTTCTTTTAAGCTTCCGCTCATAATTTTTTTATAATGGGTTaccatttttcaaattcatgttTTTAATTAAGTTTAATTTATTAAATACATGTATATagaatatttttgaaaatatcaacaaaagaaaagaaaaaccgaATGGAAAACCGAGGAGAAAAACGAACCTATACAAGAACCTACTTGGGCGGCCCATTAGTAGGGTCGGGAGGGCACTCTTGCGGCGAGACCAGGTTCAGTGTCGCAATAAGCTAGGTATAGCACTCTCCAaataggctttcgccccgcttttataaataaagcaaccaCCAAGCTCATACATCAAGTACGGAATCATTGGAATAAACAAGTCTGTTGGGGCAACAGCACAAGCACGCCCAAAGAAAGCACAAAAGAAAGGGAGAAAAAAAACACCAAATGGCCACAACATCAGTGACTCCTCATCGAAGAGAGGTGCTGAGCGGTGACATGAAGCACATCCAACATCCGCCCTAGACAGCCGCGGTCCCATTGCCTAGCGAGCGCAATGCTGCACAAACACAAGAAATTTAAAGGAGTCAGAATCCTGTCTAATGAAGACCCGCTCGATCACCATCTTATTACGCGATGTCCAAATCATCCAAACTAACGCCGCAAAAATCAGTCAGAAAagccccccaccccacccccgcGTGTGGACTGAGATTAGTATTGTGGCTTCTCTTTGGATTTTAAATTTGTATTTTTTAGATGGAGTGCCTAACCTTGTTGAACATAGTTATGTTTGGACAATTCGAAGATTCACTATGTATTTTTCTTTTCAGTGTCTATTTCACACTCACATGTAtatttatttcctttccttttccttttcttgaATCTTTTTTTCTCTTATCCTTTTATTGCATACGTTGTCCTCTTGCATGTGACCTTACAGGCCGAAAGATGTATGCCCTCTTTTTTTGGCAGTTGCATGTCCACCCCTTGCCGGCAACTGCAACTGCACACATCACAACTCAATTGCAATTGTAAGGGGTTTGCGACTAGCGGGGAGCGAAAGTGTGTGCTTTGTTGTTGTGTGCTTTGGTGGGAAAGCATCAGTGGcgttttcattttcattttcttttcctttctttgtcttttttctcCACCGCACAAAAAGAACATCGTAATGACGAG contains:
- the LOC109758998 gene encoding probable carboxylesterase 2; amino-acid sequence: MAKNATATADAGDEVVHDFSPLLLVHRSGRLERPLVMPPVPPGHDAATGVVSKDVSLSPFSFVRLYLPPETGAGAGKKLPVLVYFHGGGFVIGSAASAAYHRCLNDLTAACAAVAVSVDYRLAPEHPLPAAYEDSLAALKWVLSAADPWLAERADLSRIFLAGDSAGGNICHHLAMHHDLRGAAGRLKGIVLIHPWFWGKEPIGEEPRPGRAEGVDQKGLWEFVCPDAADGADDARMNPTAEGAPGLENLACEKLMVCVAEGDFLRWRGRAYADAAARARGPEPAVELFESEGVGHVFYLYEPATEKARELLERIVAFVRAE